The segment CTGCCTATGCAAAGTTGAATAATGTTGGTCAATGTTTCTTCTACTCTTTATCCAATGATTTCTCCTACAAGCTTCGGGTAAGGATCAGGTTGTGACAGAAGATAATCAGCTAAGCAATATGGGAATGCCATACAAGAATGTCTGTTTTACAAAAGACTCTGGCTGATACTCCTATGAAATTAACCAAACCATAAGTTGATCACTTTAAAAAGGGACCAAAAGTTGGTCATTTCCAACTTGGATCTCCATAAGCTGCATGCAACTTTGCACAACATGGTGAAATAGTACTAATAAAATACATGATCTGCTGTGCTTTATCTGTTCCCTTAATCATTAGTAGCAGTTTTCAGCAACACGTGAAGCAGCAGAGGGAATAAAGTAGGAAAAATAATCCTCTTATGCCAAATTATAATCCAATTATGCCGAATTATGCAGATAATTTTTGTAAGAACAAGAGGAATAAAGATTTGACTCTGAATAAACAAATTAATGATGTGTTAATTAACCTAATGGTTAATATTTTCAGTTTAGTTTACATATTATGTTCTAATTCTTTTGAATGCCATAGAGGTGACTTGCTAGTGCTAATAACAGTGAGAAACAAAGCATGTTATTATGGGAAGAAAGTTCTACATGTGAATTTCTTTTAGGTTAAATGCTGGATTTGATTTTAAAACCTTATGTTGATTCAACTGTAAATTATGCTAATATTGATGAACATCCACTGTTTTTTAAAAACAGGTTATTTATCATGTTGTCGCTTTCTGGATGACAACCAGATTGTTACAAGTTCAGGAGACACAAGTTGGTAAGTCCAGTTAATCAGACTTCTGCAACATTGAAGCTACTGTTTGTTCCTCTGATGAAGAGAAACAAATTATGGTATGGGGGTGCAAATGATGTGTTTAATTTGAGGTATTAATTAGAAAATTGGTAGGAATCTATGGTAATAGGATGGTTTTGGTAATGAACGTACGGAGGCAAAGTATGGGTGGAAATGGGTTGATTGTGGAGATGATGAGTTCAAGGGTGGGTTTTCTGAGGAAGATGTGTAATGAATGTAGATTTAAAGGAAAACAGTGGTTGAGgcaagaagaaaaataattttgAAATAGGATGGCGAAAACAGAATCTGAACAAGCTAAGCTTAGGGCGAGTGAGGAAATGGATAAATTAGAAGATGCACTTGTAGAGCTATGCAGCCAGTATTTCTCAGCTTTCTAGGTATGTGTAGAATCAGCCTGAGAAAAAGCttaattttcttccttctgcctGCCCACTAGTCAGACAGTAACGGGGACATGTTATGTAAGCGTATAAAAATTGCTATTGTGAATATATAGTAACTTACGCATGTTTGAAAGTCTTAGTATGTTGCTTTGTATTTATAGTGCTTTATGGGACATTGAAACAGGCCATCAAACCACAACATTTACAGGACATACTGGAGATGTCATGAGTCTCACATTAAGTCCTGATATGAAGATTTTTGTTTCTGGTGCTTGTGATGCTTCTGCCAAACTCTGGGATATTCGAGATGGAATGTGTCGACAGTCATTCATAGGGCACGTATCAGATATTAATGCAGTTTGCGTAAGTATACTCTCATTTCATTAAGATAATGAAGAGTAGTTTTCATTGGCACTGAGACATGACAACATTTATGGCAATTATTTGCTGAAAAATGGCTTTTAACATTTTAAATTGTGAGGCTTAATTTAAGTATGTTTCCTTTGTGTTGTACTTTGGCTAGTTTTAAATCAAAACTAAATTCTGCAGCCTCTTAATAACATTTTCATAATTTTGTTAGTGATAATGCGATCTGATGCTAACTTCTGAACTCACTTAATATGATTATAATTTGTTCACATAAGTAATGGTATTCTtctttccattttcagtttttccCCAATGGAAATGCATTTGCCACTGGGTCAGATGATGCTACCTGCAGACTGTTTGATCTCCGAGCTGATCAGGAACTCATGATGTACTCGCATGATAATATTATCTGTGGGATTACATCAGTTGCATTTTCCAAAAGTGGACGCCTCCTGCTTGCAGGCTATGATGACTTTAATTGCAATGTTTGGGACTCTTTAAAAGGAGATCGTGCAGGTCAGGGGAAAAACTTTGCTTGACCAATTTCTTTAAAAGAATTTTGGACATAAGCTAAGGCACAAGCAAGATTTTAAGCATAAATGAAATTGATATAAAAGCCATTTTAGATATTTCTGTTGAAGAATCTACTATAAATATTATAACTTTTAGTGTGGGTAAAGGATAGGTAGTTTAGAAGATGTTTGACTGTTAAGTTTTCCAGAGCAGTTTTTCCACCTTGTTCAAAGTTTGCCATAATGGTCTGTCGTGTTACTTCAGCTGAACTAGTCTTGTTATTAAGTGAATCATTTTCTTAACCAGTCCATGTATCTCTCATGAGCAGGAGTTTATCTTTTTCCAATACCATATTAAAGGAAATCAAAGGCAAAATGCTGTAACTATTCAGTTTGGGCAACAGCAGTTAAAAAGAAAAGCAAATACCATGTTAAGACTGAACTCTGACTCAGCATATTCTAGCCAACTTGAATTTGCATCATGCATTTCTACAATTGCAGGAATGACACTTCAATGAATACTTTTAGAGAGAATGGCCATTAAATCTATGCAGACAAAATGAATGACTGGGTTTGGTTTATGTTGGACTGTCACTAAAGCCACATTGGGGCATTGCTTAGGTGCAACACACCATAGTTGCTTGTGTTATTCCTATCAGCATTTTTCCCATTAATCTCATGGTTTGCTTTCATGGTGTCATGTCATTTCTGAATACTCCTTAGCAAAGTGTGTTAGTTGTGTATAGTCCTGATGACTGATGCTGCTGAAATCTTCTATCACAGGACATTTAATTAGGTGTAATGCAAATCTGTGGAGGAAACAATTGTTTTAATTTTCTGTTTTGTGTGGGATTTGTTGACTAATACCTTAAGTACTTTACGAAAGTGTAAATTTGatactttttttattattttaaaagtcagagttttcctttaTTCAATTATAATTTGATTATAAGTATCTGGTTATTTGAACACAAAGTTGCCTTGTTTGTAGATGTATTTAATCATCTATCACTATTATAGTGACTGACTTGTCTTTTGGGGGGGGTAACAGAAAATGCAACTTCTCTCTTGGTAGCCTGGGCCTCGCTCCATCATGGATATTCTTTGTCTTACCATTTGTTACCCCACatattctctgtgacttttaaaaCTAACTTATTTTCTCTGCCCCAGTTTTGACAAAGGAGCTTTGAACTGAAATATGAATTTTTACCCGCTGTTCATAAATTATGCCTGACTTGCCAAGTTTTTGTTTTACATTTTTGTAGTAGCTTTGATTTTCATTTTTTGGTTTCTGACCAACTTGATGTTGAAAATTTTCTACCCTGTTTTCCATTTGTTTCATGGCCTTGCTTATTTTCTATCTCTTATCTGTCTTCCAGTGCCaacactttcaatttctcttcagCTAGAATTAGTTTTGTAAATCTAGGTCTCTATTCTTTTGCAGATCCTGTTTTAAATATTCCTCCAGTTGCTTCTATCTTCTAACAATGTAAAGCTATAGTTACCAAATATTCCTGTTCAAATTGCTTTAGCTATCTAATTTAAATAATAGTATTCCTTTTATGTTCCAGGAGTACTTGCTGGACATGACAATCGTGTCAGCTGTTTAGGCATCACTGATGATGGAATGGCTGTAGcaacaggatcatgggacagttttCTGAAAATCTGGAATTGAGGTAGTCACCTGTTCATTTGGACTACCTATGCTGCAACCAACAGCTTTAAAATAATATTCTTTTTATCAAGTATTTGCAAGTGACGTTTTTCTATCACTGAATACAATTGTATAACACAAGGCTTATGTAAAGTAGGCATATCTAATGAAGAGGAAAAAAACCTGACAGCTGTTAACTCTGAGGCTGGCACGTTATCATGGTGACTAGGGAAATATTTCAAACTAACCATTGTTTAATTTTAATGACTGCATTGTTTGGagcatttttttttgctcagctgCTAATCTGTATTGTTTTGTACAGAATGTACACGTTACAGCAGCTAATCATGTAACATTTGTCTGTGTAAAGAAAAATCACATTTTTAAAGCTAAATTTCTAGCCTGTATTTATCAGATCACATTGAACTCAGTGATAAATTGATTGCAGTTGAGATTTTTCTCTTGTGAATTAACTTATTGTGAAAGATTTAACTTTGGTCATGTACACACACGTGcttgattttttttgcagcacTTTTTAATTATACAGAACATTCCATTGATTATTTATGTTTGCAATAAGCACTGCTTAACATGGCTACTGTACAGAAGCAGGATCTATCATGTCAAACTAAATGCTGTTGcaaatttaaaagaaaatacaTACTCAATAACCCTTCATCATTGTGACACCCTCCAAATGATTTGCACCCAGAACATGTAATGCATTCTTATTTCTTTGTACCAGTGCCTGTCCTATCTGTGAACCCTGCCATTCACTCTTGCCTTCATTTTCGTTGACAGGGATGTCATTTCATGGATCACCACCAGTATATCACTCAAGGCCTTTATTTGCACCTACTTGTGCAAAGATTGGCCATAAACTGTTTATATCACAATTTAGTCAAATGACTATCATTTTGGGCACTTTCTAATAGATACCCCACGTTCTTGACTAGGGCAGGATTTATTATATTCTCTTGTGCATGCCCACATGCCTGCTATTCAAAGCTCAGTTAAAATACACAATGAGCAACTGTAGCTGGTGCCTTCCTAACTCATCTGACTTGGTGTCATACAATGCATTTAGCTGCTGGACCGTTTTGCTTGAAATTAACATTCATGATAAGGGGGAGAAATCTTTCTGATTCAGTAACTATGTGCACTATTTTAACCTGAAATTCAATTTACAGTATGTAAACCTAAATGGCCTTTATCTAAAGTACTTATTACTGTAATGTGAGTTTTAAAAAAGGTAGTGTTTGTAAATGGAAAAATAACCAAATCATTTAGCATTAGTAACTATGAGACTCGTTACACAATATAAAATGTATAATGCATAGTTTACATGGTGATTATTGAAATTAAGTTTTGATTTTGGTCTGTCTTGGGTTATATTGGgttgcacaaatccatgttgattttAATGCAGCTTTAGAATGTTATAACTAACCTCCCCAGTGGTGTCAACTACTCTTTGGTGTAATATATGCCCTTAAATTCAGTGTTCACACTGTGCCCACAGCAGGTTTGTAGAACTCAATTTAATGGCAGTCAGAATTTTAACTAATAATCAATACAAGTAGAGTTTATGTCAGTTTcactttccacccccccccccccacccacccatcccaaGGACAGTGGCTTTGGTGGAAAAATAAGTGTTGTTTTCCTTAAAACAAAAACATGCGCTGATCAGTACTTTGCAATTTGTTAAAGTAATTCCAGTATGACTTTGGAGACTTAAAAATTTTCATTGCCTCTAGAGCAATCCCATTTTTGAgttgaacataagaccataagataaaggagcagaagtaggccattcggcccatcgagtctgctccgccattttatcatgccCAGACTATTATTACAATCCTGAAATCAAGATGTAAAAAGGTGAATTCACACATGTATACAAGTACTAGCATGAAGTTTGATCTTAAAAGGATGGCACAAAGCAATTTAGATGGAGTGGTTTTAATTTCTGGATTGCACATTGTGCTATAATTAGTCTTGAGTGTTGAGCTACTTTTtgctacttggattttcaaaatgtTTTATTGATTTTAATCAGCCATTCTTTGAAATAAACTGTATTCATTCAATCCTATTCCAACTGTCCATTTAAAATCAATGTTAATGGATTAATCAGCCAAGCCTAGACCTTCTGATTTTGCAGTCTGCTAAATATCAAAAACAATTGAAGATTGCTTGGCTTAACCTGTCTGTGGTGTGCTGTTGCTATATACAGGATTTTCTCATCCCTTTTGAATTTCAGATCAATAGATTTTCAAGTATGGAAGCTGacttggttcagaatgttgttctATTTGGATCATGTTAAGCTAATATttgaaatattggaaaaagaTTCAGTATGCATTGCCCATTAAGATATCCACTTGGAAGTGGAAGCCTGAACTTATACTTTAAATGCAATGCATAGAGTTCAAATTATCCCCTCAAATGCATTGCTTCTGACAAAGGAGCCTGAAGAATGAAGATAAAATGTGATTTGTTGGAGTCAATCCAATAAAAAGCTTGCACCTTTGTGTTGGGATATTTGTACTATAAACTATGGAGAATATAAATACACTTGTGTAATTTGCTGTCATTCAGTATTAGAATCATAGTCTAAAGCGGAACCATTTTTCAGCCTGTGCAAATAGCTTTACATAATGTTACTTGAACTGGTTACAGTATTAACACCAATTTTGTAATACTGTATTGTCTTTTGTATTCAATTCTGCAGCCAATAAAACCAGCAGTTTGTGCTATGTTTTCTTCTAATGTACTGTTATAAAACATTAACTGATCTGCACTAGGTGTATCTTTATTTATAGTGATTCTACATTAATAATTCCTTTTTGTATATGTACAGTGGTTCTGTGAAACTAATGTGATAAATTCATTGTAACCAATAAAAATGCTTTTAACCAAGGTTGTGTAAAGTTTTCATATTCTAAGCTTTATGACACCTGGGAAATTTAAAGTATTTTACCTCATGTTATAAATTTGAGGTTTCTAAATATCACCACCCATGAATGATACCTTTTAACAAATCTCCCTTGTACATTAAAACTGCAAAACTACAAACTCCTGGAAGAGAGTGGTGAGGGAGAAAAGAACAAACAGGTCTGTAGGCAAGAATGCCACACTAAGTGGCTGAAAATATATCAATAGCAAACAATCCTGCATTATGATTTAAACCACTTTTGAACAGCCTCCTCCAGAGAGCCATGGTTGAAAAAAATAACTTTTTAAGTGTGATTTTCATAAGGCTCATTGCATGTCAATCTGCTATTTTGAGACATTAAACCATGTAGTGATACCTTGGTGTGATAGTGTTTCAACTGCCTGAACAGTGTGAGGAAAAAACAGCAATTTGGTTTAGTTAGAACTTGCACTGATAAAGGATTCCAGATCATGTGCTCAAAGCCTAAAGTTATAAAAATATGAATGTCATTTGAAAAGGTAATGACTATTtagactttttttttgtatatttcaGAATAtttgttcaaattaaatttactgCCCACTAGAAAGCTTAGTTATCTTTTGGTATTAAGTTTACTTTTGCAATTTTTTTCACACCAGATTCCTTTAGTTGAAGGTTAGAATACTAAATATTTTTTCTTCTAATTAGTTTCATTCAACCTATGTGTTGAATGCAGGCCATATGGCCCCTCAAGCAACTCTCGCCACTCATTCGGTTAACTTCAACTCCATGTTCCTGCTTGATCTTGCTAGCTTTTAATTTTTTCCCTAAAAAATTCAATGATCTCCATCACTATTGCTAATAGTTTGACCTTCTAAACACAATGGGGTTggaagtgaggtggaaaactaGTATTTCATTCATTTGGAGTACAAATATTCAAAGAGTACAATAAGCATTTCATTACagcagacacaaggaaatctgccatgccatcaggttggaggctccccagacagaatatgaggtattgttcctccaacccgagtgtgggttcatcttgacagtaggggcagccatggacagacatatcagaaggggacgtggaattagaatgtgtggccactgggagatcctactttctcaggcggacagagtgtaggtgttcagcaaaacagtctcccagcctgtgtcgggtctcgccaatatatagaaggctgcacccaGAGCGCCGGacgcagtttatcaccccagccgactcacaggtgaggtgtcacctcacctggaaggactgtgagggaggaagtggaagggcatgtgtagcacttgttctgcttacagggataagtgccgggagcgatacctgtggaaagcagaaagagttggggggggggggggagagatgtgcttagtggtgggatcctgttggaggtggtggaagttacagagaatatgttggacctggaggcggGTAGGTAAGGAAAGGGGAACCcttttcctagtggggtggtgggaggatggggtgagagcagatgtgcatgaaatggaagagatgcatttgagagcagggttgatggtggaggaagggaagcctctttctttaaagaaggaagacatctccttcgtcctggaatgaaaagcctcatcctgagagcagatgcggtggagatggaggaattgcaagaaggggatggcatttttgcaagagacggggtgggaagaggaatagtccaggtagctgtgagagtctggaggctgatagtagacatcagtagataagctgtctccagagcttagagacagaaagatctagaaaggggagggaggtgtcggaaatggaccaggtaaacttgagggcagggtgaaagttggaggcaaaggtaATGAAGTGAATGAGcttagcatgcgtgcaggaagcagtgccaatgcagttgatgtagtgaaggaaaagagggggacagataacagtataggcttggaacatggattgttccacaaagccaatgaaaaggcaggcatagctgggacccatacgggtgcccatggctacacctttagtttggaggaagtgggaggtgccaaaggagaaattgttcagagtaaggactaattccactaaaTGGAGGacagtggtgatagaggggaactgattaggtctggaatccaaaaagaagtggagagctttaagaccttcctgttGGGGTTTGGAGGTATatggggactgaacatccatggtgaaaataaagtggtgggggccagggaacttaaaatcattgaaaagattcagagcgtgagaagtgctatgaacataggtgggaagggattgaacatggggggataaaacagtgtcgaggtattcAGAAATAAatctggtggggcaggagcaagctgagacaatgggtctacctgggcaagcaggtttgtggatcttgggtaggagatagaaacaggaagtgcagaGTGTGGGAACtacaaggttggtagcagtggatgggagagtccctgagctgataaagttggtgatggtgtgggagacagtggcctggtgctccttagtggggtaacgatcgaggggtaaataaaagGAGATATCCATCAGCtgacgctgtgcctcggcaaggtaaaGGTCAGTACatcagactacaacagcaccccccttattggcgggttttatagtaaggttaggattagtgcggagggagtgaaaagcagagcgttcggaaggagtgaggttggaattggaacaaggtgtggtgaagtcgagatggtcgATATCCTGTTAGCAGGTAGCAATAAACAGATCcacagcaggcagaagaccagagcagggtgtccatgaagaggaggagggtcgAAGATGGGAGAACAGGTCATGGgtaggggtgggagagtccttgccgaagaagtgggCTCAAAGACGcagccggcggaagaagagttcagcgtcatggcgtaCGCGGAtttcgctgaggtgtgggcaaagggggacaaaggtagggcccttactgaggacagagtgctctgcctcagagagtggaaggtcggaggggatagtAAAGACCCGGCTCGGATGAGGGCTAGGatcggaggggggagggggggagggggagggaggctggtggtgtcagtggagaggggagggttggggtgagaggaaggtggagcctctgaggacccaggagctgacggtgggatctgaaggagacgggattgcagagtattgttgggggaaggggagacgggagtcacaatagcagcacgtgaagacccggcctggagttcaaggctggagtcgcagttggtggttgcgcaatcgctttgaaggtgtccatggtcgttgctggagtccgggttttgaacaTGTCCTGGGGTGCTGGAGCCGCCAAGATCGATTTCATGCTTGCTAGTGTTGGAGCCAGTAGGCTCTGGGGCCTGCAGATGTAAGATCTTGCGAtccttgcctaacatgacaaagtccaagaaatGGCCACTGCACTTAAGTAtctgatggaggatgaaataacagGTAGGACCATTATAAACAGCAAAGAAAGTGTCCCTGAGGTGTGGAAtagtctgggatagggacaccaagtacctcctcatggcagaGAGGGctgccttcagagcttgacgggaggcagagtcaataaaatgtgagtacctgggatactcagaaggtccaaattgagaggcttgaaAACTAATCCTGAAGCCAACTGGAATAAGTTGGCGGCGGGAGACACGTTCCAAGGAAGGACATATGGCTGTAATAgagagtctgagtcaaaatgtggtcgaaaagttgaagggctgaagaaattatagatggggagcagtgagagagggtttcactaaacTCCCGAAGAGAAgatctaaacttcttcagtgtaggcatcactggaagaggctttgcagtagtgaatttaaaaatgcagacacgaggaaatctgcagatgctggaaattcaagcaacacacacaaaaattgctggtgatcgcagcaggccaggcaacatctctaggaagaggtacagtcgacgtttcgggccggggccctttgccaggactaactgaaagaagagatagcaagagatttgaaagtggaggggagggggagggggcgctccaaaatgataggagaagacaggaggggaggggtggatctaagagctggagaagagagagaatCATGGGAGAGGATCATGCTGAACATCGactcaggctgggagaccgtttcgctgaacacctacgctctgtccgcaagagaaagcaagatctcccagtggccacacattttaattccacgtcccattctgatgtgtctatccacggcctcctctactgtaaagatgaagccacactcaggttggaggaacaacaccttatatttcgtctgggcagcctccaacccgatggcacgaatattgacttctctaatttccgttaatgctcctcctctccttcacaccccatcccttatttatttatttatttatttaatatatttttaaaaatatattttttaatcccccccctttttttcctctctttccttttcctccccctgtccctctcactacttgcctgctctccatcctccgggttctccccccccaccactctttctccccaggcttcctgtcccatgatcctctcccttctccagctcttagctccatccctccctctcccactttcaaatctcttactatctcttctttcagttagtcctgacgaagggtctcagcccgaaacgtcgactgcacctcttcctagagatgctgcctggcctgctgcgttcattttATTACAGCTTATCCTTGATATAAAACTGATACTAAAGCAACATTGGTCAAATAATTTAATAGAAATTGTACAACTGCTCCAAGTATACATGCTCAAAAGATACAAATGCAGCTTGTCCCCATCTAGCAGAGGGAAATATATACAAGTCATTTAACAGTAAGAATCAGTAATGTACAAAACTTACTCAAAGCACTTTTAATATGGATACCATGAATTATCCAAGCATAAAAAACAATGATTAACTAGTTACAAAAATTCCAGTTTTTCATCCAAATATTTGAACTGTTGAATCAAGCAATTCAAAGGATTAGCCCTTTTCATTGGAATAAGATTTTACACAAGATAGGATAGTATCTCATTCTGGTAAATTTTTTCTTAAAGACCAAGTAaagtgtgtgaggaaactggCAAAAATATGatgtaaaaaaaattactatTTTGCCTGTAAAGAAATATCAGGAACAATTCCCATGGGAAATACTGTCACAGAGCTTTGATTACATATGAAGTTTTAGCAATATTGTGCAGTTTGTGGTTTTCGTAACTTGTCTATATTAAAAATAGGGTAGCTGTTTGGAAAACCCCAACTTAATGGCTGGAGAAAATAACTCTGTACAATCATTTTACTTAATGAAACCTGAGCTGTCAATTCCAAAGCAATCAAATATAAGCTGCAATATTTTTGCTTGTGATTGCGTGATTATGTACCAAAAAGACCATTAAGAATTCAGTTGGCAAAATGGTGATAGATTGTTGATAAAATTGAATATTAGGTAAGGTAATAAGCTTCTGCAGTTTCAGTAGTAGAAACTGGAGAATCTGGACATAATTTAATACTGAATACAACTACTGTAGATAGTATTTTCCATGGACCCTGCACTATTGTTTGCATGAATATTTTCTTCAATGCAGTTTGTACAAAATCTAGCCAACTGAAACATTAACAGTACTTGATCACCTGAATAATGTTATGGTTAAAGTCTCCTGTGCTGTCTATCTAAACTGCATCTATCCTATTCATTACTGCTTCTTTAACTGATTGCTGCAGTAACATGAAGTTAGACACTAGATGGATGATTGGCTGATGCTCCATTTACAAACTTGGTTTGCTATAGGTTATGTTAGTTTATAGATGTCAGCATTTCTCACTGGGACAATTTAATGGAAGTTCCATCTAAACAAACATACTTTCATTTTCTAATCTAATCCATGGAAAACATCCCCTGACTTAATTCCCATTGGTCTCTTTTCAACTATCATTTCATATCTGTATAATTGCCTTGAAAATAGACCAATGGGAATTAAGCCAGGGAATTTGTTTTTCATGGATTAGATTAGAAAATGAAAGTATGTTTTTTTTGATCAGCAAGTACATAAATGTACACACACAATAAAATGAAAATGTTAATAATATTTAATACACTAACTTTTCAATACCCTTGCATTTGGTTTAAGATCCAATTTTCTGACTAATGAAATGGTTGCTTAATGAATCTGAATCTCAAAAATACATGCATTGTACAACCCTATTTAGTAATAACTAACTTTGAAAATATCTTAATTTAGTTTAAGTACATATCTT is part of the Mobula birostris isolate sMobBir1 chromosome 4, sMobBir1.hap1, whole genome shotgun sequence genome and harbors:
- the LOC140196327 gene encoding guanine nucleotide-binding protein subunit beta-4 gives rise to the protein MSELEQLRQEAEQLRNQIKDARKACGDSTLAQITAGLDSVGRIQMRTRRTLRGHLAKIYAMHWGSDSRLLVSASQDGKLIIWDSYTTNKMHAIPLRSSWVMTCAYAPSGNFVACGGLDNICSIYSLKTREGNVRVSRELPGHTGYLSCCRFLDDNQIVTSSGDTSCALWDIETGHQTTTFTGHTGDVMSLTLSPDMKIFVSGACDASAKLWDIRDGMCRQSFIGHVSDINAVCFFPNGNAFATGSDDATCRLFDLRADQELMMYSHDNIICGITSVAFSKSGRLLLAGYDDFNCNVWDSLKGDRAGVLAGHDNRVSCLGITDDGMAVATGSWDSFLKIWN